In Neorhodopirellula lusitana, one genomic interval encodes:
- a CDS encoding arylsulfatase: MNYAKSILLLFALAGAQLCHAEDRPNVILIYADDMGIGMLGCYGQKLVKTPNIDQLATEGMKFNNYYGGVLCAPARWTLLTGMHDGRKGGWGQTQPGLLMRMEREGVTEPEYTRRFDEYINTRSVPIPDNEVFLAQVAQQAGYKTAQFGKLDVGFLTNHQRVTRFGWDHYVGYFSHSRCHGFYPPYLWRDGEKFELEGNDRIDCGRMSEKGDEPVGSGGQTYSQNVFIEEILDYIRGHANSVAQDKQTKPFFLYHPTQLPHGPVAIPELHPDYANDDRLSLAEKKYASMVRMLDDHVGLIMQELKELGMDEDTMVVFTSDNGHELYYGPKKTFPKTLPNGEPANLTDKKWRTSDCGDVFDGAGGRAGLKRAAFQGGMQCPLIARWPNKIASGTETDHFSAHYDFLATLADLFNTPAPKGKDSISYLPTLLAQPQTQQHEYIVINNGFDRMGRTALIGRDGWKLIEIDRKKNDFQLYNVLEDNEERFNLADQYPERVASLKAILMDQLDSDRPDFSTD; this comes from the coding sequence ATGAATTATGCCAAATCAATCTTATTGCTATTCGCCCTAGCCGGTGCCCAACTCTGTCATGCCGAGGATCGGCCGAATGTGATCCTGATCTATGCCGACGATATGGGGATCGGCATGCTAGGATGCTACGGCCAAAAGCTGGTCAAAACCCCCAACATTGACCAACTCGCTACCGAAGGCATGAAGTTCAATAACTACTACGGTGGTGTGCTTTGTGCCCCCGCCCGCTGGACGCTATTGACCGGCATGCACGACGGCCGAAAAGGCGGCTGGGGACAAACCCAACCCGGTTTGCTAATGCGAATGGAACGCGAAGGCGTCACCGAACCGGAGTACACACGTCGTTTCGACGAGTACATCAACACCCGCTCGGTTCCTATTCCTGACAACGAAGTGTTCTTGGCTCAGGTCGCTCAACAGGCCGGCTACAAGACCGCCCAATTCGGCAAACTCGACGTAGGCTTTTTGACCAACCACCAGCGCGTCACGCGTTTTGGATGGGATCATTACGTGGGCTATTTCAGCCACAGCCGCTGCCACGGTTTCTACCCGCCTTACCTTTGGCGAGACGGCGAGAAGTTCGAACTGGAAGGAAACGATCGCATCGACTGCGGAAGGATGTCAGAAAAGGGAGACGAGCCCGTGGGTTCAGGCGGTCAAACCTATTCGCAAAACGTCTTCATCGAAGAGATCCTTGACTACATCCGCGGCCACGCCAACTCCGTTGCACAAGACAAGCAAACCAAGCCCTTCTTCCTGTATCACCCGACTCAGCTTCCACACGGTCCGGTCGCGATCCCGGAACTGCATCCTGACTACGCCAACGACGATCGCTTGTCGCTAGCCGAAAAGAAGTACGCTTCCATGGTTCGGATGCTTGACGACCACGTGGGCCTAATCATGCAAGAGCTCAAAGAGTTGGGCATGGATGAAGACACCATGGTTGTCTTCACGTCCGACAATGGACACGAGCTCTACTACGGCCCGAAAAAGACATTTCCGAAAACGCTGCCCAACGGCGAACCGGCCAACCTGACAGACAAGAAATGGCGGACCTCGGATTGCGGCGATGTCTTCGACGGAGCCGGTGGACGAGCGGGACTGAAACGCGCCGCCTTTCAAGGTGGCATGCAATGCCCGTTGATCGCCCGCTGGCCAAACAAGATTGCGTCCGGCACCGAGACGGATCACTTCAGTGCCCACTATGATTTCCTGGCGACGTTGGCCGATCTGTTCAATACCCCAGCACCCAAAGGGAAGGACAGCATTTCGTATTTGCCGACCCTATTGGCTCAGCCACAAACGCAGCAACACGAGTACATCGTGATTAACAACGGGTTCGACCGGATGGGACGTACCGCGTTGATTGGCCGCGATGGTTGGAAGCTAATTGAAATCGATCGCAAGAAAAACGACTTCCAGCTCTACAACGTCTTGGAAGACAACGAAGAACGGTTCAATTTGGCGGATCAATATCCCGAACGAGTCGCCAGCCTAAAAGCCATCTTGATGGATCAACTCGACTCCGACCGGCCCGATTTTTCGACTGATTGA